In the genome of Mycobacterium kansasii ATCC 12478, one region contains:
- the recG gene encoding ATP-dependent DNA helicase RecG, which translates to MVSLSDRLIFVLGAPSAKPLEEEFGIRTVDDLLRHYPRSYVEGGARRGVGDERPEAGEHITIVDVITETETFPMKKTPRRQCLRITLGTGRNKVTATFFNADYIKKDLTKNTKVMLSGEVGFFKGVMQLTHPAFLILDSPDGKNHGTRSLKSIADASKAISGEVAMEEFERRFFPIYPASTKVQSWDIFKCVRQVLEVLDPVDDPLSPDVRAEHGLVSEDEALRAIHLAEDEPDRRRARERLTFDEAVGLQWALVARRHGELSESGPPAPPRSDGLAAELLGRLPFELTAGQREVLAVLSEEISATRPMNRLLQGEVGSGKTIVAVLAMLQMVDAGYQCALLAPTEVLAAQHLTSINDILGPLAMGGQLGGADNATRVALLTGSMTAGQKKDVRAAVAGGEVGIVVGTHALLQDAVEFHNLGMVVVDEQHRFGVEQRDQLRGKARAGITPHLLVMTATPIPRTVALTVYGDLETATLRELPRGRQPITTNVIFVKDKPAWLDRAWQRIIEEVAAGRQAYVVAPRIDESDEPDKEPAGTKPAETAEGLYARLSSRELANLRLGLMHGRLSADEKDAAMAAFRAGRIDVLVCTTVIEVGVDVPNATVMLVMDADRFGISQLHQLRGRIGRGAHPSLCLLASWVPPASPAGERLRAVAKTMDGFALADLDLKERKEGDVLGRNQSGKAITLRLLSLAEHREYIEAARDFCVRAYQDAGKHPGLALLAARFTDTDRIEYLDKA; encoded by the coding sequence TCAGGACCGTCGACGACCTGTTACGGCATTACCCGCGCAGCTATGTCGAAGGCGGCGCCCGGCGCGGCGTCGGTGACGAGCGGCCCGAAGCGGGTGAACACATCACGATCGTCGACGTCATCACCGAAACCGAGACGTTTCCCATGAAGAAAACGCCGAGGCGCCAATGCCTGCGCATCACCCTCGGCACCGGCCGCAACAAGGTGACCGCAACGTTCTTCAACGCGGACTACATCAAGAAGGACCTCACCAAGAACACGAAGGTGATGCTGTCCGGGGAAGTCGGGTTCTTCAAGGGCGTCATGCAGCTCACGCACCCGGCGTTTCTGATCCTGGACTCGCCGGACGGAAAGAACCACGGCACCAGGTCACTGAAAAGCATCGCCGACGCCTCCAAGGCCATCAGCGGCGAAGTGGCCATGGAGGAGTTCGAGCGTCGCTTCTTCCCGATCTATCCGGCCAGCACGAAAGTGCAGAGCTGGGACATCTTCAAATGCGTCCGCCAGGTGCTCGAAGTCCTCGACCCGGTGGATGATCCGCTGTCCCCCGACGTGCGCGCCGAGCACGGCCTGGTCTCCGAAGACGAGGCGTTACGGGCCATTCACCTCGCCGAGGACGAGCCCGACCGGCGACGCGCCCGGGAACGGCTGACCTTCGACGAAGCGGTCGGCCTGCAGTGGGCGCTGGTCGCTCGCCGGCACGGTGAGCTGTCGGAGTCCGGGCCCCCGGCACCGCCCCGGTCTGACGGGTTGGCGGCTGAATTGCTGGGCCGGCTGCCTTTCGAGCTGACGGCAGGTCAGCGCGAGGTGCTCGCGGTGCTGTCCGAAGAGATCTCGGCGACGCGTCCGATGAACCGCTTGCTGCAGGGTGAGGTCGGCTCGGGCAAGACGATCGTCGCGGTGCTGGCGATGCTGCAGATGGTCGACGCCGGCTACCAGTGTGCGCTGCTGGCCCCCACGGAAGTGCTTGCCGCACAACATCTTACGTCGATCAACGATATCCTGGGACCGCTGGCGATGGGCGGCCAGCTGGGCGGGGCCGATAATGCCACCCGGGTGGCGTTGCTGACCGGCTCGATGACCGCGGGGCAGAAGAAGGACGTTCGGGCCGCGGTTGCCGGTGGCGAGGTCGGCATCGTCGTCGGCACCCACGCGCTGTTGCAGGATGCGGTGGAGTTCCACAACCTGGGCATGGTGGTGGTCGACGAGCAACACCGGTTCGGCGTCGAGCAGCGAGATCAATTGCGCGGCAAGGCGCGTGCCGGAATCACCCCCCATCTGCTGGTGATGACCGCCACGCCGATACCGCGCACCGTCGCGCTCACGGTCTATGGCGACCTGGAAACGGCCACGCTGCGCGAACTTCCGCGCGGGCGCCAGCCGATCACCACCAACGTCATCTTCGTCAAGGACAAGCCCGCCTGGCTCGACCGCGCCTGGCAACGCATCATCGAAGAGGTCGCGGCCGGCCGCCAGGCTTATGTGGTGGCGCCCCGCATCGACGAGAGCGACGAGCCCGACAAAGAGCCCGCCGGCACCAAGCCCGCAGAGACCGCCGAAGGTCTGTACGCGCGGTTGAGTTCCCGGGAGCTGGCCAACCTGCGGCTGGGGCTCATGCATGGGCGGTTGTCCGCCGACGAGAAGGACGCTGCGATGGCGGCCTTTCGGGCCGGCCGCATCGATGTGCTGGTGTGCACCACCGTCATCGAAGTGGGTGTGGACGTCCCCAACGCCACCGTGATGCTGGTGATGGATGCCGACCGGTTCGGCATCAGCCAGCTACACCAGCTGCGCGGCCGCATCGGGCGCGGCGCACATCCGAGCCTGTGTCTGCTGGCCAGCTGGGTGCCGCCGGCGTCACCGGCCGGTGAGCGGTTGCGCGCGGTCGCCAAGACGATGGACGGGTTCGCCCTGGCCGACCTCGACCTCAAGGAGCGCAAGGAAGGAGACGTGCTGGGCCGCAATCAGTCCGGTAAGGCGATCACCCTGCGGCTGCTGTCGCTGGCCGAGCACCGGGAGTACATCGAGGCTGCCCGGGACTTCTGTGTCCGCGCGTACCAGGATGCCGGCAAGCACCCGGGATTGGCGCTGCTGGCAGCGCGCTTCACCGACACCGACCGCATCGAATACCTGGACAAAGCATGA
- a CDS encoding HNH endonuclease family protein — MNRKTLAMLAAVAVLALVVAYQTLGSSAARHAEQFAARADVPTVQPGTDVLAGVAVLPQRTHRYDYRRAAFGDAWDDNNDAPGGHNGCDTRDDILNRDLVDKTYVPTKRCPDAVATGTLHDPYTNTTIAFQRGAKVGESVQIDHIVPLSYAWDMGAYGWPAPERLRFANDPANLLAVQGQANQDKGDSPPAQWMPPNAAFACQYAIQFIAVLRGYSLPVDEASAGVLRTAAATCPSG, encoded by the coding sequence ATGAACCGCAAGACGCTTGCGATGCTGGCGGCGGTTGCGGTGCTGGCCCTGGTGGTCGCCTATCAGACGCTGGGCTCATCGGCGGCCAGGCACGCCGAGCAGTTCGCCGCGCGGGCCGACGTCCCGACGGTGCAACCCGGTACCGATGTGCTCGCGGGTGTGGCTGTGCTGCCGCAGCGCACCCACCGTTACGACTATCGCAGGGCGGCCTTCGGCGACGCCTGGGACGACAACAACGACGCGCCCGGTGGACACAACGGCTGCGACACCCGCGACGACATCCTCAACCGCGACCTCGTCGACAAGACGTATGTGCCGACCAAGCGGTGCCCGGATGCCGTGGCAACCGGCACCCTGCACGACCCGTACACCAACACCACCATCGCCTTCCAGCGCGGCGCCAAGGTCGGCGAATCGGTGCAGATCGACCACATCGTTCCGCTGTCCTACGCCTGGGACATGGGCGCCTACGGGTGGCCGGCCCCGGAGCGGCTGCGGTTCGCCAACGATCCGGCCAACTTGCTGGCCGTGCAGGGACAAGCCAATCAGGACAAAGGGGATTCGCCGCCGGCGCAGTGGATGCCGCCCAACGCCGCCTTCGCCTGCCAGTACGCCATACAGTTCATCGCCGTGCTGCGCGGCTACTCGTTGCCGGTAGACGAGGCGTCGGCCGGCGTACTGCGCACCGCCGCGGCCACCTGCCCGAGCGGCTGA
- a CDS encoding aldo/keto reductase: protein MTGESGAMIPSIALNDENTMPVLGLGVAELSEDETERAVSAALEVGCRLIDTAAAYGNEAAVGRAIAASGIPRAELFVTTKLATADHGFTMAQEACKASLERLGLDYVDLYLIHWPAPAVGKYVDAFGGLIQSRGEGHARSIGVSNFTEEHVSNVIDLTFVTPAVNQIELHPLLNQAELRKSNAQHNVVTQSYTPLALGRLMDNPTVTSIAGEYGKTPAQVLLRWNLQLGNAVVFRSSQPEHIAGNLDVFDFELAAEHMDALNGLNDGTRVREDPLTYNGT from the coding sequence TTGACCGGCGAGTCGGGCGCCATGATTCCCTCAATAGCCCTAAACGACGAGAATACGATGCCGGTTCTCGGCCTCGGCGTCGCGGAGTTGTCCGAGGACGAAACGGAACGGGCGGTGTCGGCGGCGTTAGAGGTCGGCTGCCGGCTCATCGACACCGCCGCGGCGTACGGCAACGAGGCAGCCGTTGGCCGCGCGATCGCCGCCTCCGGTATTCCACGCGCGGAGTTGTTCGTCACCACCAAGCTGGCCACCGCCGATCATGGTTTCACCATGGCCCAGGAGGCTTGCAAAGCCAGCCTGGAGCGACTCGGCCTGGATTACGTCGACCTGTACCTGATTCACTGGCCGGCCCCCGCCGTGGGTAAGTACGTGGACGCGTTCGGCGGCTTGATCCAGTCCCGCGGCGAGGGCCATGCCCGCTCGATCGGGGTGTCCAACTTCACCGAGGAACATGTGTCGAACGTCATCGACCTCACGTTCGTCACTCCTGCGGTCAACCAGATAGAGCTGCACCCCCTGCTCAACCAGGCCGAGCTGCGCAAATCGAATGCGCAGCACAACGTCGTCACCCAGTCCTACACTCCGCTGGCTCTCGGCCGGCTGATGGACAACCCGACCGTGACGTCGATTGCCGGTGAATACGGCAAGACGCCCGCACAGGTGCTACTGCGCTGGAACCTGCAACTGGGTAATGCGGTCGTCTTCCGCTCGTCTCAGCCCGAGCACATCGCCGGCAACCTCGACGTGTTCGATTTCGAATTGGCCGCCGAGCACATGGATGCGCTCAACGGGCTCAACGACGGCACCCGCGTCCGCGAGGACCCGCTGACCTACAACGGCACGTAG
- a CDS encoding alpha/beta hydrolase produces the protein MRWTRRIQSTVTGAGVKVIPWIPGPVKRLLTRGRSVVIDGNTLDPTLQLMLSGMRAVGLDGLVIDDDPDASRANMREATLGFGGPQIHVEVEELTLPGPAGDIRARHYRAPGGVAAPLLVFYHGGGWVIGDLDTHDAVCRLTCRDAGIHVLSIDYRLAPEHHAPAGIDDAFAAFTWAYEHAGELGAVPGRIAVGGDSAGGNLAAVVCQLAKDSGGPAPVLQWLIYPRTDFTAQTRSLSLFARGFLLTKRDIDWFQAKYLRGSGIDPTDPRVSPLRAESLSGLPPALIVVAGFDPLRDEGEQYAAALRAAGTAVDLRCEGSLTHGFINLFPLGGDSATATSELISALRAHLSRV, from the coding sequence ATGCGGTGGACGCGTCGTATCCAAAGCACCGTCACCGGCGCGGGCGTCAAAGTCATCCCGTGGATTCCGGGCCCGGTCAAGCGGCTTCTCACGCGCGGTCGTTCCGTCGTCATTGACGGCAACACCCTTGATCCCACGCTGCAGCTGATGCTGTCGGGCATGCGGGCCGTCGGCCTCGACGGCCTGGTGATCGACGACGACCCGGACGCCTCCCGTGCCAACATGCGGGAGGCGACCCTGGGATTCGGCGGTCCGCAGATTCACGTCGAGGTCGAAGAACTCACGCTGCCCGGGCCGGCCGGGGACATCCGGGCACGGCACTATCGCGCGCCCGGTGGAGTCGCCGCACCGCTGCTGGTCTTCTATCACGGCGGCGGCTGGGTGATCGGCGACCTGGACACCCACGACGCGGTGTGCCGCTTGACGTGCCGCGATGCCGGCATACACGTGCTGTCGATCGACTACCGGCTGGCTCCCGAACATCACGCCCCGGCCGGGATCGACGACGCTTTTGCGGCCTTCACGTGGGCCTACGAGCATGCCGGCGAACTCGGTGCCGTCCCCGGGCGGATTGCGGTGGGCGGCGACAGCGCGGGCGGCAATCTGGCGGCCGTCGTGTGCCAGCTGGCCAAAGACAGCGGAGGCCCGGCTCCGGTGTTGCAGTGGCTGATCTATCCGCGCACCGACTTCACCGCGCAGACCCGCTCGCTGAGCCTGTTCGCGCGTGGCTTCTTGTTGACCAAACGAGACATCGACTGGTTCCAGGCGAAGTACCTGCGCGGCTCCGGGATCGACCCCACCGATCCGCGGGTGTCGCCGTTGCGCGCCGAGTCGCTGTCAGGTCTGCCGCCGGCGCTGATCGTGGTCGCCGGATTCGACCCGCTGCGCGACGAGGGTGAGCAGTACGCGGCGGCGTTGCGGGCCGCCGGGACGGCGGTTGATCTGCGTTGCGAGGGTTCGCTGACGCACGGCTTCATCAATCTGTTTCCGCTCGGTGGTGACAGTGCCACCGCGACAAGCGAGCTGATTTCCGCATTGCGTGCGCACCTGAGCCGGGTCTGA
- a CDS encoding DsbA family protein: MADKNKRPPRIDLKSPDGKFGRLMQIGGTALVVLFAVVLVFYIVTSHDKKGGGATADAVRVTSSKLVTQPGTSNPKAVVSFYEDFLCPACGNFERGFGPTVSRLIDIGAIAADYTMVDILSSPRNDNYSARAAAAAYCVADESIDAFRRFHTALFSKDIQPSEVGKTFPDNAKLIELAREAGVVGKVPDCINSGKYLSKVDGLAAAANIHATPTVKINGTEYEWSTPEALVAKIKEIVGDIPGMDTAATAPAA, translated from the coding sequence GTGGCCGACAAAAACAAACGCCCTCCGCGGATCGACCTGAAGTCGCCCGACGGCAAATTCGGCCGGCTGATGCAGATCGGTGGCACCGCGCTGGTCGTGCTCTTTGCCGTTGTCCTGGTGTTCTACATCGTTACCTCGCACGACAAGAAGGGCGGCGGTGCCACGGCGGATGCGGTCCGGGTGACGTCCAGCAAGCTGGTCACCCAGCCCGGAACCAGCAACCCCAAGGCCGTGGTCTCGTTCTACGAGGATTTCCTGTGTCCGGCGTGCGGGAACTTCGAGCGCGGATTCGGTCCGACCGTATCCAGGCTCATTGACATCGGCGCTATCGCGGCCGATTACACGATGGTGGATATCCTTTCCAGCCCGCGCAACGACAATTATTCGGCGCGCGCCGCGGCCGCGGCGTACTGCGTCGCCGACGAGTCCATCGATGCGTTCCGCCGGTTCCACACCGCGTTGTTCAGCAAAGACATCCAGCCGTCCGAAGTCGGCAAGACCTTCCCCGACAACGCAAAGCTGATCGAACTCGCCCGCGAAGCCGGTGTCGTCGGCAAGGTGCCCGACTGCATCAACAGCGGAAAGTACCTCTCCAAGGTCGACGGGCTGGCGGCGGCCGCGAACATCCACGCGACACCGACTGTGAAGATCAACGGCACCGAATACGAATGGTCGACGCCGGAGGCGCTGGTGGCCAAGATCAAGGAGATCGTCGGCGACATTCCGGGCATGGACACGGCGGCAACCGCCCCGGCAGCTTGA
- a CDS encoding vitamin K epoxide reductase family protein has protein sequence MVSAEPADLTPDPAGGVRVPALSAWWVLIAGAFGLLASMTLTVEKIRVLLDRDYVPSCNLNPIMSCGSVMGTPQATLLGLPNPVVGVVGFTVVVVTGVLAVTKVPLPHWYWIGLTVGILVGTAFVHWLIFQSLYRIGALCPYCMLVWVVTITLLVVAASIAFRPVLERRDSAVLRVLFQWRWSIATLWFTAVFLQIMIRFWNYWSTLI, from the coding sequence ATGGTCTCAGCCGAACCCGCCGATCTGACTCCAGACCCAGCGGGCGGCGTACGGGTACCCGCGCTGAGTGCGTGGTGGGTGTTGATCGCCGGCGCGTTCGGCCTGCTCGCCTCGATGACGCTGACGGTGGAGAAGATCAGGGTTCTGCTCGACCGGGATTACGTGCCGTCGTGCAACCTCAACCCGATCATGTCCTGCGGTTCGGTGATGGGCACCCCGCAGGCAACGTTGCTGGGCCTGCCCAACCCGGTCGTTGGCGTCGTGGGATTCACCGTGGTGGTAGTAACCGGCGTCCTGGCGGTGACGAAAGTGCCTCTGCCGCATTGGTATTGGATCGGGCTGACCGTGGGTATCCTGGTCGGCACTGCGTTTGTGCACTGGCTGATCTTCCAAAGCCTGTACCGCATCGGGGCGTTGTGCCCGTACTGCATGCTGGTCTGGGTAGTCACCATCACCCTGCTGGTGGTGGCGGCGTCGATCGCGTTTCGTCCGGTGCTCGAAAGGCGAGACAGCGCCGTTCTGCGGGTCCTCTTCCAGTGGCGATGGTCGATCGCCACGCTGTGGTTCACCGCGGTGTTCCTGCAGATCATGATCCGCTTCTGGAATTATTGGTCGACGCTCATCTGA
- a CDS encoding pyruvate carboxylase: MISKVLVANRGEIAIRAFRAAYELGIGTVAVYAYEDRNSLHRSKADESYQIGEMGHPVRAYLSVDQIVETARRAGADAIYPGYGFLSENPELSRACAAAGITFVGPGAEVLELTGNKSRAVAAARQAGLPVLTSSAPSASVDELMSAAAGMRFPLFVKAVAGGGGRGMRRVGDIAALPEAIEAASREAESAFGDPTVYLEQAVLRPRHIEVQILADTSGNVIHLYERDCSVQRRHQKVIELAPAPNLPAELRDRMCADAVAFARHIGYSCAGTVEFLLDQRGEYVFIEMNPRIQVEHTVTEEITDVDLVSSQLRIAAGEALDDLGLEQETVHPHGAALQCRITTEDPANGFRPDTGRISALRTPGGAGIRLDGSTNLGAEISAHFDSMLVKLTCRGRDFPTAVNRARRAMAEFRIRGVSTNIPFLQAVLDDPDFQAGRITTSFIDERPQLLTARSSADRGTKILNYLADVTVNKPHGTRPSTVYPQDKLPDVDLDAPPPAGSKQRLAELGPEGFARWLRDSAAVRVTDTTFRDAHQSLLATRVRTSGLMMVAPYLARSMPQLLSVECWGGATYDVALRFLKEDPWERLAALRQAIPNICLQMLLRGRNTVGYTPYPEVVTSAFIDEATATGIDIFRIFDALNNLESMRPAIDAVRETGSAVAEVAMCYTGDLADPGERLYTLDYYLRLAESIVAAGAHVLAIKDMAGLLRASAAAKLVSALRSRFDLPVHVHTHDTPGGQLASYVAAWHAGADAVDGAAAPLAGTTSQPALSSIVAAAAHTDYDTGLSLAAVCALEPFWEALRKVYAPFESGLPGPTGRVYRHEIPGGQLSNLRQQAIALGLGDRFEEVEEAYAGADRILGRLIKVTPSSKVVGDLALALVGAGVSADEFASEPARFDIPDSVLGFLRGELGDPPGGWPEPLRSTALAGRAPAKSAGQLTGDDEAALAVPGPKRQAVLNRLLFPGPTKEFEEHRETYGDTSQLSANQFFYGLRQGEEHRVKLERGVELLIGLEAISEPDERGMRTVMCIINGQLRPVLVRDRSIASSVPAAEKADRGNPGHIAAPFAGVVTIAVIVGDHVTAGQTIATIEAMKMEAPITAPNDGTVQRVAVSDTAQVEGGDLLAVVS, encoded by the coding sequence GTGATCTCCAAAGTGCTGGTGGCCAATCGCGGGGAGATCGCGATCCGGGCCTTTCGCGCCGCCTATGAACTCGGTATCGGCACGGTGGCCGTCTACGCCTACGAGGACCGCAATTCGCTGCATCGGTCCAAGGCCGACGAGTCCTACCAGATCGGCGAAATGGGGCACCCGGTACGTGCGTACCTTTCGGTGGACCAGATCGTGGAAACCGCTCGCCGCGCCGGCGCTGACGCGATCTACCCCGGTTACGGGTTCTTGTCGGAGAACCCCGAGTTGTCCAGGGCATGTGCGGCCGCGGGCATCACCTTCGTCGGCCCCGGCGCCGAAGTGCTTGAGCTGACTGGAAATAAGTCCCGGGCCGTCGCCGCCGCCCGGCAAGCGGGCCTGCCGGTGCTGACGTCGTCGGCGCCGTCGGCCTCGGTCGACGAGCTGATGTCGGCCGCCGCGGGCATGCGGTTTCCCTTGTTCGTCAAGGCGGTTGCCGGCGGTGGTGGCCGCGGTATGCGCCGGGTCGGCGATATAGCCGCACTGCCCGAAGCCATCGAAGCCGCCAGCCGCGAAGCCGAGTCGGCATTCGGAGACCCGACGGTCTATCTGGAACAGGCGGTGTTACGCCCGCGCCACATCGAGGTGCAGATCCTGGCGGACACTAGCGGCAACGTGATCCACCTTTACGAGCGCGACTGCAGTGTGCAGCGCCGCCATCAGAAGGTCATCGAACTGGCGCCGGCGCCCAACCTGCCCGCCGAGTTGCGCGACCGGATGTGCGCCGACGCGGTGGCCTTCGCCCGCCACATCGGTTACAGCTGCGCCGGGACCGTCGAGTTTCTCCTTGACCAGCGCGGCGAGTACGTGTTCATCGAGATGAATCCGCGGATTCAGGTGGAACACACCGTCACCGAAGAGATCACCGATGTGGACCTGGTCTCCAGCCAGCTGCGCATTGCCGCAGGGGAGGCGCTCGACGACCTGGGCCTTGAGCAGGAGACCGTCCATCCACACGGCGCCGCGCTGCAGTGTCGGATCACCACCGAGGACCCGGCCAACGGGTTCCGGCCCGACACCGGCCGGATCAGCGCGCTGCGCACCCCCGGCGGCGCCGGCATCCGGCTGGACGGCAGCACCAACCTCGGCGCCGAGATCAGCGCCCACTTCGATTCCATGCTGGTCAAGCTGACCTGCCGGGGCCGTGACTTCCCGACAGCGGTGAATCGGGCGCGCCGGGCGATGGCGGAGTTCCGGATTCGCGGGGTATCCACGAACATCCCCTTCCTGCAAGCGGTTCTGGACGATCCTGATTTCCAGGCCGGCCGCATCACCACGTCGTTCATCGACGAACGGCCACAGCTGCTGACCGCGCGATCCTCGGCCGATCGGGGCACCAAGATCCTCAACTACCTGGCCGATGTCACCGTCAATAAACCGCACGGCACCAGACCGTCGACGGTCTACCCGCAGGACAAACTGCCCGATGTCGACCTGGACGCCCCGCCGCCGGCTGGCTCCAAGCAACGCCTGGCCGAATTGGGGCCGGAGGGTTTCGCGCGCTGGCTGCGGGACTCGGCGGCAGTGCGGGTGACCGACACGACATTTCGTGACGCGCATCAGTCGCTGCTGGCCACCCGGGTGCGCACCAGCGGGCTGATGATGGTGGCGCCGTATCTGGCCCGCAGCATGCCGCAGCTGCTGTCGGTGGAGTGCTGGGGCGGTGCAACTTACGATGTGGCACTTCGCTTTCTGAAAGAAGACCCGTGGGAGCGGCTGGCCGCGCTGCGCCAGGCGATCCCGAACATCTGCCTGCAGATGCTGCTGCGGGGCCGCAATACCGTGGGCTACACCCCCTATCCGGAGGTGGTGACGTCGGCGTTCATCGACGAGGCCACCGCCACGGGCATCGACATCTTCCGGATCTTCGACGCGCTCAACAACCTTGAGTCGATGCGCCCGGCGATCGACGCTGTACGCGAAACCGGTTCTGCGGTAGCCGAAGTCGCGATGTGCTACACCGGCGACCTGGCAGACCCCGGTGAGCGGCTGTACACGCTCGACTACTATCTGAGGCTGGCCGAGTCCATCGTGGCGGCGGGCGCCCATGTGCTGGCCATCAAGGACATGGCGGGGCTGTTGCGGGCTTCGGCCGCGGCAAAGCTGGTCTCCGCCTTGCGAAGTCGCTTCGACCTTCCGGTGCACGTGCATACCCACGACACTCCGGGCGGTCAGCTGGCCAGCTATGTCGCCGCCTGGCACGCGGGGGCCGACGCCGTCGACGGGGCCGCTGCCCCACTGGCGGGCACCACCAGCCAACCCGCGCTGAGTTCGATCGTGGCCGCCGCCGCACACACCGACTACGACACCGGTTTGTCGCTTGCCGCGGTCTGCGCTCTGGAGCCGTTTTGGGAGGCGCTGCGAAAAGTGTATGCACCCTTTGAATCCGGCCTTCCCGGGCCGACGGGGCGAGTCTACCGCCACGAGATTCCGGGCGGTCAGCTATCGAATCTGCGCCAGCAGGCGATCGCCCTGGGTTTGGGGGACCGGTTCGAGGAGGTCGAGGAGGCATACGCCGGCGCCGACCGAATCCTGGGCCGGCTGATCAAGGTCACGCCGTCATCGAAGGTCGTCGGTGATCTGGCGCTCGCCCTGGTCGGCGCCGGCGTTAGTGCCGACGAATTCGCCTCCGAGCCGGCACGATTCGATATTCCGGATTCGGTGTTGGGGTTCCTGCGGGGTGAGTTGGGCGATCCGCCCGGCGGGTGGCCCGAGCCGTTGCGCAGCACGGCGCTGGCCGGCCGGGCGCCGGCCAAGTCCGCCGGACAACTGACGGGCGACGACGAGGCGGCTCTGGCGGTGCCGGGACCCAAACGGCAGGCCGTGTTGAATCGGTTGCTCTTCCCTGGTCCCACAAAGGAATTCGAGGAACACCGGGAGACGTACGGGGACACCTCGCAGTTGTCGGCCAACCAGTTCTTCTACGGGTTGCGGCAGGGCGAGGAGCACCGGGTGAAGCTGGAACGCGGGGTGGAGCTGCTGATCGGTCTGGAGGCCATCTCCGAGCCCGACGAACGCGGCATGCGAACGGTGATGTGCATCATCAACGGCCAGTTGCGCCCGGTGCTGGTGCGCGACCGCAGCATTGCCAGCTCAGTACCCGCCGCCGAGAAGGCCGATCGCGGAAACCCGGGTCACATCGCCGCGCCATTCGCCGGGGTCGTCACCATCGCCGTGATCGTCGGCGACCACGTCACGGCGGGCCAGACCATCGCCACCATCGAAGCGATGAAGATGGAGGCCCCCATCACCGCACCCAACGACGGCACGGTGCAGCGGGTGGCGGTCTCGGATACCGCCCAGGTCGAGGGCGGAGACCTGCTGGCGGTGGTGAGCTGA
- the rsmD gene encoding 16S rRNA (guanine(966)-N(2))-methyltransferase RsmD: protein MTRIIGGVAGGRRLAVPPRGTRPTTDRVREALFNIVSARRELTGLAVLDLYAGSGALGLEALSRGAASALFVEADQRTAAVIARNAKALGLAGATVRRGTVAAVLAAGTSAPVDLVLADPPYDVDTADIDTVLAALSTHGWVRDETIAVVERPVASAPLTWPAGWTRWPKRVYGDTRLELAERR, encoded by the coding sequence CTGACCCGGATCATCGGCGGCGTCGCCGGGGGACGGCGGCTCGCGGTACCCCCGCGGGGGACCAGGCCGACCACCGATCGGGTCCGCGAAGCGCTGTTCAACATCGTGAGCGCGCGCCGTGAGCTGACCGGCCTGGCCGTGCTCGACCTTTATGCCGGTTCGGGCGCACTCGGGCTGGAGGCATTGTCGCGCGGAGCCGCGTCAGCACTGTTCGTGGAGGCCGACCAACGCACCGCGGCCGTCATCGCACGCAACGCCAAGGCCCTGGGTCTGGCCGGTGCGACGGTGCGCCGGGGCACGGTGGCCGCCGTCCTGGCGGCAGGGACGTCCGCTCCGGTGGACCTGGTGCTGGCCGATCCGCCCTATGACGTCGACACCGCGGACATCGATACCGTCCTTGCCGCGTTGAGCACCCACGGCTGGGTCCGCGACGAAACCATCGCCGTGGTGGAACGGCCGGTGGCCAGTGCGCCGTTGACCTGGCCGGCGGGCTGGACCAGGTGGCCCAAGCGGGTGTACGGCGACACCCGGCTGGAGTTGGCCGAGCGGCGCTGA
- the coaD gene encoding pantetheine-phosphate adenylyltransferase, whose product MSGAVCPGSFDPVTLGHIDVFERAAAQFDEVVVAILTNPTKKGMFDLDERIAMINESTTHLPNLRVEAGQGLVVDFVKSRGMNAIVKGLRTGTDFEYELQMAQMNKHIAGVDTFFVATAPRYSFVSSSLAKEVATLGGDVSELLPEPVNRRLREKLSG is encoded by the coding sequence ATGAGCGGCGCGGTATGCCCGGGGTCATTCGACCCGGTCACGTTGGGCCACATCGACGTTTTCGAACGTGCCGCGGCCCAGTTCGACGAGGTGGTGGTGGCGATCCTGACCAATCCGACCAAGAAGGGCATGTTCGACCTGGACGAGCGGATCGCGATGATCAACGAGTCGACCACCCACCTGCCCAACCTGCGGGTGGAGGCCGGACAGGGCCTGGTGGTCGACTTCGTCAAGTCCCGGGGGATGAACGCCATCGTGAAGGGTTTGCGCACCGGCACCGACTTCGAATACGAGCTGCAGATGGCGCAGATGAACAAGCACATCGCCGGCGTGGACACTTTTTTCGTCGCGACCGCGCCGCGGTATTCGTTCGTGTCGTCGTCGCTGGCCAAAGAGGTGGCGACGCTCGGTGGCGATGTGTCGGAGTTGCTGCCCGAGCCGGTGAACCGGCGACTGCGCGAAAAGCTCTCCGGCTGA